The DNA window TTAAAATCTGCTGAGCAGTTAGTTTCGAAATAGGAGGGAATCAATTGAGCAAAATGAATCGTGTACTTGAAACATATATTATGCCGCTTGCTGGCAAAGCTGCTCAGCAGCGCCATCTTCAAGCATTACGAGACGGTATGGTCCTGACGATGCCGCTTATTATTATCGGTTCACTTTTCTTAATTTTAGCCAATTTACCTTTTCAAGCCTACACAGATTTTTTAACAGAACATCCTAAGCTAAAAGCAAGCATTTTATATCCGTACAGAGGAACGTTTGAAATTATGGCTTTAGTAGCTACGTTTGGCATTGCCTACCGCTTAGCGGAATCGTATAAAGTGGATGCACTTGCTTCAGGTGCAGTGTCTCTAGCTGCTTTCTTTGTCGGTACACCTTTTGTTTCGTATACGATTGGAGAAAACGCAGATGGAACGGCCATGGTCGAAACAGCCTACCAAACGGCGATGTTTACAAGTAAAGGTCTTTTTGTGGGGATGGTCATAGCAGTTATCGCCACGGAAATTTACCGGATGATTATTCAAAAAAATATTGTGATTAAGCTTCCAGAAACCGTTCCGCCAGCTGTTGCTCGTTCATTTTCAGCGTTAATACCAGGGTTTGGTGCTGTGATGGTTATATGGATGTTACGTTTGCTTGTAGAGAACGTCGGCGACTTTGGAAATTTGCATAATGTCGTGACGGTTTTGCTGCAGCAGCCTTTAACTCATATTGGTACAAGCTTAGTTGGTACGATTCTTATTTTTATCTTAATTACTCTTATGTGGAGTACGGGGCTACACGGTGCGACGATTGTTGGCTCTGTCATGACGCCTGTATGGCTTACGCTAACAACGGAAAACGCAACGGCTCTTGCTTCTGGTGAACCAGTGAAGTATATTGTAACGAATGAATTTAACGATATTGTGTTTGTGGGAGGATCCGGCACTACGCTTTCTCTTGTGCTGGCCATGGTGCTGTTTGCGAAAAGTCAGCAAATGAAGCAGCTAGGAAGATTAAGCATCGGACCAGGCTTCTTTAACATTAACGAACCAGTTATTTTTGGAATGCCTATCGTATTAAATCCGATTATGATTATTCCGTTTATTTTGGCACCACTTCTATCGGTCATCATTACCTATGTATCCATGGATATCGGTCTCGTGGCAAAGCCAATAGGAATTGTAACGCCGTTTACAATGCCGCCGGTGATTAGCGGCTATTTAATTACAGGAAGTGTGTCAGGAGCTGTTCTGCAGATTGTGTTAATGGCGGTATCGTTTGGTGTCTATTTTCCATTCTTTAAAATGTGGGACAAACAAAAACTTATAGAAGAAACCGGGGCTTCTATAAATCGTTCACCGGTAAAAGAAGAGCAGCAAAGTATTGTATAACGTATTTTTAAAATCATTGATTATAGCGGAGGGGTTGTAATGACAAAAGGAATTAAAATTGTAACCATTGGCGGAGGATCAAGCTATACGCCGGAGCTTGTCGAAGGATTTATTAAGCGTTATGACGAGCTGCCTGTACGAGAACTTTGGTTAGTAGACGTGGAAGAAGGAAAAGAAAAGCTAGAGATTGTCGGAAATCTGGCAAAACGAATGGTTGAAAAAGCAGGCGTGCCAATTGACATTCATCTTACGTTAGATCGAAGAAAAGCGTTAAAGGATGCCGACTTTGTTACAACACAATTTCGCGTAGGATTGTTAGACGCAAGAATGAAAGATGAACGAATTCCGTTAAAATACGGTGTGATTGGGCAAGAAACGAATGGACCTGGCGGCTTATTTAAAGGGCTGCGCACAATTCCTGTTATTTTAAGTATTGTAAAAGATATAGAAAAACTATGTCCAAATGCGTGGCTTGTGAACTTTACGAATCCTGCTGGTATGGTGACAGAAGCCATTTTACGCTATAGCAATCATAAAAAAGTAGTGGGCTTATGCAATGTGCCAATCGGTATTCGTATGGGAATCGCTAAAGCGCTAGAAGTAGACGAAAGCCGTGTACAGGTGAGCTTTGCCGGGTTAAATCATATGGTCTTTGGATTAGATGTCTTTTTAGACGGAGTGAGCGTAAAAGATCAAGTCATTGACGCCATGGCAGATCCAACAAATGCGATGTCTATGCGAAATATCAAAGGGATTTCATGGGATCCTGACTTTATTAAAGGACTAGGCATTATTCCGTGCGGCTATCACCGTTATTACTATAAAACAAATGAGATGCTGCAAGAAGAACAAAATGCAGCTGAGCTCGAAGGCACACGAGCAGAAGTAGTGCGCGCGTTAGAAAAAGACTTATTTGAGCTCTATAAAGATCCTAATCTTGCAATTAAACCTCCTCAGCTTCAAAAGCGCGGAGGCGCGTACTACAGCGACGCAGCCTGCAGCTTAATTTCATCTATTTATAATGATAAAGGCGATATCCAGCCTGTAAATACCATTAACAATGGTGCTATTGCGAGTATTCCAAATGATTCTGCCGTTGAAGTGAGCTGTGTTATTACAAAAGAAGGGCCAAAACCAATTACAGTCGGCGACTTACCTGTAGCTGTTCGAGGACTTGTGCAGCAAATTAAGTCATTTGAACGCGTCGCAGCCGAAGCAGCCGTTACCGGCGATTACAACACAGCGCTTGTTGCGATGACAATCAATCCGTTAGTTCCGTCTGATACCATTGCTAAACAGCTCTTAGATGAAATGCTAGATGCACATAAATCTTATTTACCGCAGTTTTTTAATTCCGTGAATGTCTAATATGTATAAAGTGAAAAAACCTTTGACAACGAGTCAGAGGTTTTTCACTTTTATAGTATACTTTACATACAAAACACACGTTAAAGACAGGTGATCACAATGCCACACGCATGGGATGCAGAACAAATCGTATCAGCACCGCTTGCCAAAACGTTAATCGAGACGCAGTTTCCAGAACTTGCGCCTGCTGAGATTTCACTGCTTGGCTACGGCTTTGACAATACGGTTTATCAAGTAAACGGCCGCTTTGTTTTTCGATTTCCTAGACGAGAACTTGCAGCAGAACTATTAAAAACAGAAAATCAGCTTTTACCAACTCTTGCTTCTCAGCTGCCTCTATCAATTGCAGAGCCGATTTTTTTCGGCAAGCCGAATGGGGTATATCCTTGGCCGTTCACTGGCTATCACTATCTTCAAGGAAATCCGCCTGCGCGATTAACGGAAGAAGAACGCATCCAGTCCGCTTCTGTACTAGCAAGATTTCTTCGCACGTTGCATCACTATCCTTATTCAAAAGCGCAAGAGCTCGGTGTACCGTTTGATGAGTTAAATCGGCTTGATATGATGAAGAGAAAGCCTGCGCTAGAGAAGTATGTCAAGCAAATGAAGGAGCGTAATCTTTATTCTAAACAAGATATTCTTGAAACCTATGTAAATAGCATACATGAAATTCACTATCAAGAAAAAAACGTACTGGTTCACGGAGATCTTCATATTCGAAACATGATTGTCGATCAGAACAATATTGCGTCAGGCATTATTGACTGGGGAGATGTTCATATTGGTCACCCGGCAGTTGACTTAGCGATTGCCTATAGCTTTTTACCCGCTAAAGGAAGAGCGCGTTTTTTTAAAGAATACGGTGAAGTAGACGAAGAAACGCACAGACTTGCAAAATGGAAAGCAGTATTTACAACCGTAGTCTTGGTAGCACACAGCTACGACCAAGGAGACAACCAAACGTTAGAAGCGGCTCTAGAAAGCTTGGACCTCATTTTTCAAGAGTAATAAAACTGTAATAGAATTTCTGTTAAATTCCTGTATAGTTAAAAAAGGATAAAAATAAAAACAACAGGTGAAGCAAACGATGAATACAAGCCACTGGAATGAATCAGCAGCACAACTGCTAGAAACATGGATACAGCTATATAAAGAAAAGAAATCGCTTATTGGAGAAACAGAATCTTTAAAAATGCTAAAAACAGAAGTAGGCAGGATGGATCAAGAAGAATTTCTCTCGATAGTAGAACGTCATCTGCAGAAAGTGTATGAAGAACTAGAAAAAGAACGTATGAAATACAATATGAACAACATTGAATATACAATGGTCACATTTCTTTCAAGCGATTATCCGGAGTACATAAAAAAGCGACAAAATCATATGGAGCAGCTACAACATTTAACAAGCATACATAGAAGTATCATAGATCTTTTCGGAAAAGAACTCGCTTCTGAAGCGGATATGGTGGCATTTAGAAATGACTTTTTTCAACTAACAGAAAAATATGCTAAAACGTTATCGTTTAAAGAAATCAAGGAAAGCTGGAATACGTATTTGCCGGCGTTCGTTGACTTTCAAAAAAAGCATGAAAATGTGAAACAAGCGATAACGACAGTACTTGAAGAAGACAAGAGCTTAAAGCAAGAATGGAATCAGTTAAGTAAAAATAAGTTTGTGACCAAACAAAAAGCTACCGCATTTCGTACAAAGCAGCATGAGCTAAATGAAAGTATTCGAAAAGCAACGACTGCACAAAAACAATTACTCGAACTTCACTGGCCTGATATCCGCAGTCAGTTTGATGCACTGCAAGAAAAAATGAGCGAGAGCCTTTACGCTGTGCTGAAAGAAATGGAACGTAGTATGAAAGTGATTTGCCAACACGATGCAAATGAACACGCCAAGTTAAAACAATCACTTAGCGACCTAAATACAGCCCATAAAGTCAACGTTCATCAAACATGGTTAGCGGCTTTTATTAAAGAGTACCGACCATTTTTTAACAAACTTAGTGAAGAAATAAAGGATACTCCGTGCCTAGAACTATGGAATCGAATTTATGACATGTATAAAGGAATAGCAGTAAACGAATTTATTGTTACATACGAAGAATTTTTAGCACTTCAGCCGCTTGGCAGTGTAAAAAGCATTGAGGTGTCAAAACCATTAGCTCAGTTAAAGATAGATATAAAACCTGTTACACTGCCAGCCTACGCCGATTTTCCCGTGCTTAAAAAGCAGCAAGCATCACGACGTACTTTTCCTATTTTAATCGGAACCGTTATTGGACTTCTCTTATTACTTACGATTGTATACATGAATCGTGACAATCAAACCGAAGAAACAAGCTCAAACATAAAAGCCACGACCAGCACCAAACCGTTAAAAAATGAAGAGCCAAAACCAGCTGACGTAAGCAAAACGGATCTTGAAAACTTTTTTATCTCCTATAAAGCCGCTTACTTTTCAAGCTTAAACAGCGGCGACTTTAGTGCGATGGCGCCCTATATTGACTCGAATCAGCCAGTCTATAAACAGCTGAAAAGCTACATTACATCACTTGCTGGCAAAAACGTATCGTTCGCCAACGATCAGTTTTTAGTGACAAAAACAGAATCACATGACGACGGAACCTACGATATCTACACAAACGAAGTATATACGTTCACTGATTCCTACGATGCAAGCACGCAGTTTAAAAAAGAACGAATTTATCATGTGAAAGCTGCTGGCAAAGACAAACTTCAAATTACTAAAATTGATACATTAACAGATGAACAGACGCCGGTGGAAGAGTGAGTGGTTTCTGAGAAATTATGAACAACCGCTAGTTCCTTTTTGGAGCTAGCGGTTGTTGTGTTTGGGGCGTTGAAAGTGGTTAGGATGACTGCTACGCTGCCAGCGTGGAAAATGAAGTTTCCTGTAGTTTTCTAATGTACTCGTAAATGCCTTTATATCAATGTTTCAATGGGGTTTTTGATATTTAAATAAACTATAGTTTCCCCTGATTTTCTGTAGTATATGACCAAAATATGACCAGAGTGTGACCAGTATTTTGGAGATGAATATAGCTTTTCTTTTTTAGAATGAGATGATTTTGAGATGTGATAGTATGCCGTAAGTTACCTTTCTACTTAGGTGGAATTATAAGAAAACAATTAGGAATAATGTAGTCTGACCATGAAGCATAGTGTTTTTATACGTAATATAAACTAGAAATAAATATTTATACCTATGACTATTCTCTTCTACATTGAAATTATATCCTTTTTAACGCATCCACAAACTTATAAAAGGGCTTATTATCCTATTTAGATAGTGTATTGGTAATTTTATAATGGATAATAGAGGAAAATGTCGAATCAAAGATGTATTAATCATAAGGTAAAAGAGGGTTTATAATGGGAAAAGTATATGAAGCCAGTACACTTATGGCCTATGCAAAAGACAGGGTACAAGCGTACAAAGCATTTGACGAGCAGCTAGATACATTAAAAAAGGCTCTTCATGCCGTGGCCACACTGGATCATGAATTTCAAGGGAAAGGTGCCGACAGCATAAAAGGCTTTTATACATCACAAGTAGATATCGTCACACATTGGAAAAGTCTTGTTTCTTCACATCAAGCCTATTTTAATAGTATTGCAGACTATGCTGAACGAGCTAAATTAGAAGGTAATACGGTTGTAGACGTATCTTTTTTAGAACAAGAGCTGGCTGTCGCCAATGATCGTTCCAAGCAGATGGTCGAACAGCAGCACGCTGAACTTGAATCGATTTTAAGTAATATTGAAGATATTATACATATTACACCGTTTTCCAAAGACGCATTTGAAGAAGATTTAAGCGCAACTGAGAAAAAAAGAACAGATACCATTACCGCAGTAGAAGAACTAGATAATCAACTTTCGA is part of the Priestia aryabhattai genome and encodes:
- a CDS encoding phosphotransferase — its product is MPHAWDAEQIVSAPLAKTLIETQFPELAPAEISLLGYGFDNTVYQVNGRFVFRFPRRELAAELLKTENQLLPTLASQLPLSIAEPIFFGKPNGVYPWPFTGYHYLQGNPPARLTEEERIQSASVLARFLRTLHHYPYSKAQELGVPFDELNRLDMMKRKPALEKYVKQMKERNLYSKQDILETYVNSIHEIHYQEKNVLVHGDLHIRNMIVDQNNIASGIIDWGDVHIGHPAVDLAIAYSFLPAKGRARFFKEYGEVDEETHRLAKWKAVFTTVVLVAHSYDQGDNQTLEAALESLDLIFQE
- the celB gene encoding PTS cellobiose transporter subunit IIC, with amino-acid sequence MSKMNRVLETYIMPLAGKAAQQRHLQALRDGMVLTMPLIIIGSLFLILANLPFQAYTDFLTEHPKLKASILYPYRGTFEIMALVATFGIAYRLAESYKVDALASGAVSLAAFFVGTPFVSYTIGENADGTAMVETAYQTAMFTSKGLFVGMVIAVIATEIYRMIIQKNIVIKLPETVPPAVARSFSALIPGFGAVMVIWMLRLLVENVGDFGNLHNVVTVLLQQPLTHIGTSLVGTILIFILITLMWSTGLHGATIVGSVMTPVWLTLTTENATALASGEPVKYIVTNEFNDIVFVGGSGTTLSLVLAMVLFAKSQQMKQLGRLSIGPGFFNINEPVIFGMPIVLNPIMIIPFILAPLLSVIITYVSMDIGLVAKPIGIVTPFTMPPVISGYLITGSVSGAVLQIVLMAVSFGVYFPFFKMWDKQKLIEETGASINRSPVKEEQQSIV
- a CDS encoding TcaA NTF2-like domain-containing protein translates to MNTSHWNESAAQLLETWIQLYKEKKSLIGETESLKMLKTEVGRMDQEEFLSIVERHLQKVYEELEKERMKYNMNNIEYTMVTFLSSDYPEYIKKRQNHMEQLQHLTSIHRSIIDLFGKELASEADMVAFRNDFFQLTEKYAKTLSFKEIKESWNTYLPAFVDFQKKHENVKQAITTVLEEDKSLKQEWNQLSKNKFVTKQKATAFRTKQHELNESIRKATTAQKQLLELHWPDIRSQFDALQEKMSESLYAVLKEMERSMKVICQHDANEHAKLKQSLSDLNTAHKVNVHQTWLAAFIKEYRPFFNKLSEEIKDTPCLELWNRIYDMYKGIAVNEFIVTYEEFLALQPLGSVKSIEVSKPLAQLKIDIKPVTLPAYADFPVLKKQQASRRTFPILIGTVIGLLLLLTIVYMNRDNQTEETSSNIKATTSTKPLKNEEPKPADVSKTDLENFFISYKAAYFSSLNSGDFSAMAPYIDSNQPVYKQLKSYITSLAGKNVSFANDQFLVTKTESHDDGTYDIYTNEVYTFTDSYDASTQFKKERIYHVKAAGKDKLQITKIDTLTDEQTPVEE
- a CDS encoding 6-phospho-beta-glucosidase, which produces MTKGIKIVTIGGGSSYTPELVEGFIKRYDELPVRELWLVDVEEGKEKLEIVGNLAKRMVEKAGVPIDIHLTLDRRKALKDADFVTTQFRVGLLDARMKDERIPLKYGVIGQETNGPGGLFKGLRTIPVILSIVKDIEKLCPNAWLVNFTNPAGMVTEAILRYSNHKKVVGLCNVPIGIRMGIAKALEVDESRVQVSFAGLNHMVFGLDVFLDGVSVKDQVIDAMADPTNAMSMRNIKGISWDPDFIKGLGIIPCGYHRYYYKTNEMLQEEQNAAELEGTRAEVVRALEKDLFELYKDPNLAIKPPQLQKRGGAYYSDAACSLISSIYNDKGDIQPVNTINNGAIASIPNDSAVEVSCVITKEGPKPITVGDLPVAVRGLVQQIKSFERVAAEAAVTGDYNTALVAMTINPLVPSDTIAKQLLDEMLDAHKSYLPQFFNSVNV